From a single Streptomyces sp. NBC_00237 genomic region:
- a CDS encoding nuclear transport factor 2 family protein, which yields MSMPPGERTESDAVVAAVQRYFDALNAADLDGVLDCYTPDGLLALTQAENVQGKTGLQDVYTSTFAAVRFDATHVFDEVRVYGDEAFVRTTTDAPTTLLATGEVVQDRFREFFVVKKAQGHWRIDRYMNNRPM from the coding sequence ATGTCCATGCCTCCTGGGGAACGTACGGAGAGTGACGCCGTCGTGGCGGCCGTGCAGCGCTACTTCGACGCCCTGAACGCCGCGGACCTCGATGGAGTCCTCGACTGTTACACCCCGGACGGACTTCTCGCCCTCACCCAGGCCGAGAACGTCCAGGGGAAGACAGGGCTCCAAGACGTGTACACGAGCACCTTCGCCGCCGTGCGCTTCGACGCCACCCATGTCTTCGACGAGGTCCGGGTCTACGGCGACGAGGCATTCGTTCGCACCACGACCGATGCTCCGACGACCCTGCTGGCCACCGGGGAAGTGGTCCAGGACCGGTTCCGGGAGTTCTTCGTCGTGAAAAAGGCGCAGGGCCACTGGCGGATCGACCGGTACATGAACAACCGGCCGATGTAG
- a CDS encoding heme-binding protein: MGARRNGLAHAQRRCRRTEAGLVRAAELGVAMSIAITAPAGHLLHFFRMADAWLASIDIAIKKAKTAALFTMATADLGEASQSGKPLYQIELTNGGLVTFGGGLLIATRVRISLIGDLDGGLQLALTEGLFACRSSPPTSFFALPPTTPAGKYPPWLRPSARWPRRPAAVPAYRQNRRCLPPTERPLPQGALGPLATQ; encoded by the coding sequence ATGGGAGCCCGTAGGAATGGCCTCGCTCACGCTCAAAGACGCTGCCGTCGCACCGAGGCGGGGCTGGTACGCGCCGCCGAACTCGGCGTGGCCATGAGCATCGCGATCACCGCCCCCGCAGGTCACCTGCTGCACTTTTTCCGCATGGCCGATGCCTGGCTTGCCTCGATCGACATCGCCATCAAGAAGGCGAAGACCGCGGCCCTGTTCACGATGGCCACGGCGGACCTCGGCGAGGCGTCCCAGTCAGGTAAGCCCCTCTACCAGATCGAGCTCACCAACGGCGGCCTGGTCACCTTCGGCGGCGGCCTGCTCATCGCCACCCGTGTCAGGATCAGCCTGATCGGGGACCTGGATGGGGGGCTTCAGCTCGCCCTCACCGAGGGCCTGTTCGCCTGCCGGTCATCCCCGCCCACTTCCTTCTTCGCGCTGCCGCCCACGACGCCCGCCGGGAAGTATCCGCCGTGGCTGCGACCATCGGCGCGATGGCCACGGCGACCGGCGGCAGTGCCTGCGTACCGTCAGAACCGCCGATGCCTCCCGCCGACTGAGCGTCCGCTACCCCAGGGCGCGCTCGGCCCGCTCGCGACGCAGTGA